The sequence TCTCTTTTGCTCATCGAAAAGGGGTGGCTCAATTTCTGGATCGTTCTTATTTGTGTGAGCGTGGGGGGAACCCTTGGCTTTTATCTGGTTTTTTATCTGGCCTTTCGCTGGGGAAAGGCCTGGGTGCTCCGCCAGAGATGGCTTCATTTGAATGCCAAACGCCTGGATAAAGTTGATCGGTGGTTTGAGCGCCACGGATCCTGGCTGGTTCTGGGGCACCGGTTTTTTTCGGGATTTCGATCGACCATTGCACTTATTGCAGGACTTTCATCCATTGAAATCTGGAAAATGGCGATTTTGTCCTTTTTGGGGGTAACCCTCTGGAATACGATGCTTCTGGCGGTTGGGTTGGAGATCTTGAAAAATAAAGCCGCCCTGCTGCATATACTTAAAACCTACAATCTGATCGTGGGCAGCCTTGTTTTGCTCGGAATTGGAGTGGGAATTGTCTTTTACAGGATCAAACAAAAAGCAAGGAGTTCACAGAGTTAATGGAAACGCGCGTTCGATTTGCACCGAGTCCGACCGGATATTTGCACGTGGGCAATGCACGCACAGCCATTTTAAACTGGCTGTTTGCCCGGCACACCGGCGGGACATTTATTTTACGGGTTGAAGACACCGATTTTGAGCGTTCAACCCGGGAATTTGAACAGGGGATTTACGAAGATTTGCACTGGTTGGGATTGAACTGGGATGAAGGCCCGGATATCGGGGGGGACTACGGGCCGTATCGGCAGTCCGAACGGCTGGATCTTTACCGCAAATTTGCTCAGCAGTTGCTGGAGGAGGGAAAGGCCTTTCTCTGCTACTGTACGCAGGAAGAGATTGAGGCTCGTAATCAGGCAGCGTTGACCCAAGGGGAACAACACAAGTACGACGGACATTGCCTTCACCTCACGGAGGAACAAAAACGCGCCTACGAAGCCGAAGGCCGGAAGCCGGTCATTCGGTTTCACGTCCCGCAGGAAACCATCCGTTTTCAAGATGTGATCAAGGGCGAGATCTCTTTTGAAGGGGAAAATATCAGCGATTTTATTATTCTTCGCTCCGACGGCGTGGCTACGTACAACTTTGCTGTTGTGGTGGATGATGCGCTGATGAAGATTTCCCACATCATCCGCGGCGACGATCACCTTTCGAATACCCCAAAACAGGTTCTGCTCTTTCGGGCACTGGGATTCGATGTGCCACTGTTTGTTCACATTCCAATGATTCTCGGCAGCGACCGCTCCAAACTCTCCAAGCGCCACGGCATAACCTCAGTGCGCATGTATCGGGAAAAGGGGTATCTTCCGGAGACTCTGGTGAATTTTTTGAGTCTGCTCAGCTGGTCATCGGAAAGCGGGGACGAAATTTTGCCGATTGACCGCCTCATCCGGGAATTTGATTTTTCGCGGATGTCTAAATCGGCGGCCATTTTTGATGTTGAAAAACTCAACTGGATGAATGGCTGGTACATTCGGAATGCCGAACTCGATCGGGTGGTTGAACTGTCTGTTCCGTATCTGGAAAAAGCCGGATTTTCGGTCGGTGATCGCGATTATATCCGCAGGGTGGTGGAGACCGTCCGCAGCAAAGTGGATTATCTGGCGCAAATTCCGGAACATGCCAAAATCTTTTTCCAGGAAAGCGTGGTTATTGAGTCTGACGAAGCCCGGGAAATGGTGGCACAAGAATCGTCCCAAGCGGTTTTCCGAGCATTTTTGGAAGAACTTTCCCGAACGGAGGAACTCTCTGCCGAGACGTTTATGCACATTATGAAAGCGGTTCAGAAAAAAACGGGTGTGAAGGGGAAATTCCTCTGGATGCCCGTCCGCATCGCTTTGACCGGCCAGATGCACGGACCGGAACTCCCAAAGGTTGTGGAAATTTTGGGGAAAGAAAAATGTGAAAGGTTTTTGAAAGAAATGCTTGAAAAATATAAGGCTGAATGAATAGCCGCCAAGATTCAAAAACACAAAGGATTTACAGGGCAGCCTCGCAAGGTTAAATGTTAATTTCTCAAGTAATCGTAAAAAATCACACAATATTGTTCTAACAGACGGCTCTAATTTTTTTTA comes from Calditrichota bacterium and encodes:
- a CDS encoding DedA family protein, encoding MEHWLAIFHQQSGVVSYILLFFVGFLENVFPPVPGDTVIVLSLLLIEKGWLNFWIVLICVSVGGTLGFYLVFYLAFRWGKAWVLRQRWLHLNAKRLDKVDRWFERHGSWLVLGHRFFSGFRSTIALIAGLSSIEIWKMAILSFLGVTLWNTMLLAVGLEILKNKAALLHILKTYNLIVGSLVLLGIGVGIVFYRIKQKARSSQS
- a CDS encoding glutamate--tRNA ligase, with the protein product METRVRFAPSPTGYLHVGNARTAILNWLFARHTGGTFILRVEDTDFERSTREFEQGIYEDLHWLGLNWDEGPDIGGDYGPYRQSERLDLYRKFAQQLLEEGKAFLCYCTQEEIEARNQAALTQGEQHKYDGHCLHLTEEQKRAYEAEGRKPVIRFHVPQETIRFQDVIKGEISFEGENISDFIILRSDGVATYNFAVVVDDALMKISHIIRGDDHLSNTPKQVLLFRALGFDVPLFVHIPMILGSDRSKLSKRHGITSVRMYREKGYLPETLVNFLSLLSWSSESGDEILPIDRLIREFDFSRMSKSAAIFDVEKLNWMNGWYIRNAELDRVVELSVPYLEKAGFSVGDRDYIRRVVETVRSKVDYLAQIPEHAKIFFQESVVIESDEAREMVAQESSQAVFRAFLEELSRTEELSAETFMHIMKAVQKKTGVKGKFLWMPVRIALTGQMHGPELPKVVEILGKEKCERFLKEMLEKYKAE